Proteins encoded in a region of the Alkalinema sp. FACHB-956 genome:
- the ilvN gene encoding acetolactate synthase small subunit, which yields MKHTLSVLVEDEAGVLSRISGLFARRGFNIESLAVGPAEQMGISRITMVVPGDAQEIEQLTKQLYKLVNVLKVQDITEVPCVERELMLLKVNASSGTRSELLELAQIFRARVVDVAEDSLTLEVVGDPGKMVAIVQVLNKFGIREIARTGKIALTRESGVNTEFLKSLEAKVV from the coding sequence ATGAAGCACACGCTGTCGGTTTTAGTTGAAGATGAAGCTGGAGTCTTAAGTCGCATTTCTGGGCTATTTGCGCGTCGTGGCTTCAATATCGAAAGTTTGGCCGTAGGCCCAGCCGAACAGATGGGAATTTCGCGCATTACCATGGTGGTTCCTGGGGATGCCCAAGAAATTGAGCAGCTAACCAAGCAGCTCTACAAGCTGGTCAACGTTCTGAAGGTGCAGGACATTACCGAAGTTCCTTGTGTGGAACGGGAGTTAATGCTGTTGAAGGTCAATGCCAGCAGTGGAACTCGATCGGAACTCTTGGAACTGGCTCAGATTTTCCGGGCAAGGGTCGTCGATGTGGCTGAAGATTCCCTCACGTTGGAAGTCGTTGGGGATCCTGGAAAAATGGTGGCGATCGTCCAGGTATTGAACAAGTTTGGGATCCGCGAAATCGCCCGCACCGGGAAAATTGCCTTGACTCGGGAATCGGGGGTGAATACCGAATTCCTCAAGTCTCTGGAAGCTAAGGTGGTTTAG
- a CDS encoding M48 family metallopeptidase: MPIEIPSGTAAHSDRNPESSGFDLFKLAVIGIGFVIGTIWLISVIVHLIIWWIPPSVEQKLGAAIVPTYERMAEAGTTQEKLNQLLDQLEAKLPADKRKDRNYQVLYIPQPIVNAGAIPGDRILIYQGLLNQTESENELVMVMGHELGHFANRDHLRGLGNALLIQLAFTALTGDGGSLVSLGASSVAAISRAQFSQSQETQADEVGLQLLNAQYGQVGGAVDFFDRMSKKDRKQIDLLATHPTPKSRVDHLRQLIQQKGYAIGPKTPLSSELRK; this comes from the coding sequence ATGCCGATCGAAATTCCTTCTGGGACTGCTGCCCATAGCGATCGTAACCCCGAATCCAGCGGGTTCGATCTCTTTAAGCTGGCTGTCATTGGGATTGGCTTTGTGATAGGGACGATTTGGCTAATTTCTGTCATTGTCCATTTGATCATCTGGTGGATCCCTCCCAGTGTTGAGCAAAAGTTGGGAGCTGCGATCGTCCCGACCTATGAACGCATGGCCGAAGCGGGCACGACCCAAGAAAAGCTAAATCAGCTTCTGGATCAACTGGAAGCCAAACTGCCTGCGGACAAGCGGAAAGACCGTAATTACCAAGTTCTCTATATCCCTCAACCGATCGTTAATGCGGGGGCCATTCCCGGCGATCGCATTTTGATCTACCAAGGTTTGTTGAACCAAACGGAGTCAGAGAACGAATTGGTCATGGTCATGGGCCATGAACTGGGCCACTTTGCCAACCGGGATCACCTGCGAGGCCTCGGCAATGCGCTCTTAATTCAACTGGCATTTACAGCACTGACGGGCGATGGGGGATCTTTGGTTTCCCTAGGAGCCTCCAGCGTGGCAGCCATTAGCCGTGCCCAGTTTTCCCAATCCCAGGAAACCCAAGCGGATGAAGTGGGGCTTCAGTTACTGAATGCCCAATATGGTCAAGTGGGGGGAGCGGTTGATTTCTTCGATCGAATGAGTAAAAAGGATCGCAAACAAATTGACTTACTGGCCACCCATCCGACCCCGAAAAGTCGAGTTGACCATTTGCGGCAACTCATTCAGCAAAAGGGCTATGCGATCGGCCCCAAAACCCCTTTATCGTCCGAACTCCGGAAATAG
- a CDS encoding TIGR00266 family protein yields MSDYTYEIEHAPAYAGLTVKLQSNQTILVEAGAMAAMDANLEMKSKMRGGMMKSIGRMFSGESLFISEFTAQGKPGDIYIAPGIPGDICYYRLESGRSLMVQSSGFVACSPTVELNTKFQGFKGFFSGESLFLVQAIGPGDIWFSSYGAILEIPVNGSYIVDTGYVVAFEDTLNYNVEMLGGLSFKSLKTSIFGGEGLVCRFSGQGRLWIQSRHLNPLLNFLNAFRPVKSN; encoded by the coding sequence ATGAGTGACTATACCTACGAAATTGAACATGCTCCGGCCTACGCAGGTCTGACCGTCAAGCTGCAAAGCAATCAAACCATTCTGGTAGAAGCGGGAGCCATGGCCGCTATGGATGCCAACCTCGAAATGAAATCCAAAATGCGAGGGGGCATGATGAAAAGTATTGGTCGCATGTTTAGCGGCGAATCCCTGTTCATCAGCGAATTTACAGCCCAAGGCAAACCGGGTGACATTTACATTGCTCCTGGGATCCCTGGCGACATTTGTTACTATCGGCTAGAGAGTGGTCGATCGTTGATGGTGCAATCATCGGGGTTCGTGGCCTGTAGCCCCACGGTGGAACTGAATACGAAGTTTCAAGGCTTTAAGGGTTTTTTCAGTGGTGAATCGTTATTCCTGGTGCAGGCGATCGGCCCTGGTGATATCTGGTTTAGTTCCTACGGAGCCATTCTAGAAATTCCAGTCAATGGATCCTATATTGTAGATACGGGCTATGTGGTCGCCTTCGAAGACACCTTGAACTACAACGTGGAAATGTTGGGTGGATTGTCTTTCAAAAGCTTGAAAACCAGTATTTTTGGTGGAGAGGGTTTAGTTTGCCGCTTCAGCGGTCAAGGTCGGCTATGGATCCAGTCTCGTCACTTGAATCCCTTGCTGAACTTCCTCAATGCCTTCCGTCCCGTCAAGAGTAACTAG
- a CDS encoding TIGR00266 family protein, which yields MKLDILHQPDSSIAKIDMAPNEELVAEAGSMVAMSSNLNVSTTLRKGKGGGILGGLKRMLAGESLFLSVFQTHGEPGEIFLAPKLMGDILPYQLKGAELVIQSTGYMASTPGVDIELGFQGFKSLFSGESLFWLTASGSGLVLLSAFGGIYEIDVDGEYVVDTGHIVAFEKSLSFTIGKANQSWMGAFFGGEGFICRFKGRGKLYCQTHNPGAFGRMVGSQLPPR from the coding sequence ATGAAACTGGATATTTTGCACCAACCGGATAGCTCGATCGCCAAAATCGACATGGCTCCCAACGAAGAATTGGTGGCTGAAGCGGGCTCCATGGTGGCCATGAGCAGCAACCTCAATGTCAGCACCACCCTGCGCAAAGGTAAAGGTGGCGGCATTCTAGGCGGGCTCAAGCGAATGTTGGCGGGAGAATCCCTGTTTTTAAGCGTTTTTCAAACCCATGGGGAACCGGGGGAAATTTTTCTTGCACCTAAATTAATGGGAGACATTCTGCCCTATCAACTCAAGGGGGCAGAACTGGTCATTCAGTCCACGGGCTATATGGCCAGTACCCCAGGGGTAGACATTGAATTGGGGTTCCAAGGGTTTAAATCGCTGTTCTCCGGAGAATCACTGTTTTGGTTGACGGCCAGTGGCTCTGGATTGGTGTTGCTCAGTGCCTTTGGTGGAATCTACGAAATTGATGTGGATGGAGAATACGTTGTAGACACCGGCCATATTGTTGCCTTTGAAAAGAGTCTGAGTTTCACGATCGGCAAAGCTAACCAAAGCTGGATGGGAGCATTTTTCGGTGGAGAAGGTTTTATTTGCCGCTTTAAAGGCCGAGGGAAACTCTACTGCCAAACCCACAATCCGGGGGCATTTGGTCGCATGGTCGGCAGCCAATTACCCCCTCGCTAA
- a CDS encoding TIGR00266 family protein: MKYDIRYKPTFATVFITLNPGERLVAEAGAMASMDGGVTIATSFSGGLIPALLKTFLGGESLFVNTFSNSTQKPQQVVLTQSTIGDITCLELKNRELCLQPGAYIAHAGNVHLGVHWAGFSSWLAGEGLFKLKVGGNGIVFLGAYGGLSKRQINGEYIVDSGHLVAYDPSIKMNIKLAGGLLGSVTSGEGLVNRLTGQGEVYLQSRSISGLVGFLRSKIRW, translated from the coding sequence GTGAAATATGACATTCGCTATAAGCCTACCTTTGCCACCGTTTTTATCACCTTAAATCCCGGCGAACGCTTGGTTGCTGAAGCGGGAGCCATGGCCAGTATGGACGGTGGCGTGACGATCGCAACCTCGTTTTCCGGGGGCTTGATCCCAGCCTTGTTAAAAACCTTTTTAGGCGGAGAATCGCTCTTCGTTAATACCTTTAGCAATTCCACCCAGAAGCCCCAGCAAGTCGTGTTGACCCAATCCACGATCGGGGACATTACCTGCCTCGAACTAAAAAATCGGGAACTCTGCCTCCAACCCGGAGCCTACATTGCCCACGCGGGGAACGTCCATTTGGGAGTCCACTGGGCTGGATTTTCCAGTTGGCTGGCGGGTGAAGGGCTTTTCAAACTGAAGGTTGGCGGCAATGGCATTGTGTTCCTGGGGGCCTACGGTGGGCTCAGCAAGCGGCAAATCAATGGGGAATATATTGTCGATTCTGGCCACCTGGTTGCCTACGATCCCAGCATCAAAATGAATATCAAGCTAGCCGGGGGCCTGCTGGGTTCAGTGACTTCTGGAGAAGGACTAGTCAACCGACTCACGGGCCAAGGCGAAGTCTACCTACAATCCCGCAGCATCAGTGGATTGGTCGGCTTCCTACGCAGCAAGATTCGTTGGTAG
- the ilvA gene encoding threonine ammonia-lyase, biosynthetic has translation MPFPDHSRSAALLLPALSSTALSRTMHTDYLERILTARVYDVAQETPLEVAHNLSARLHNTILLKREDMQSVFSFKLRGAYNKMAKLPPEVLAQGVIAASAGNHAQGVALGARQLGTKAIIVMPVTTPQVKVNAVVARGGEVVLHGDTYDDAYAHARQLEQEKGLTFIHPFDDPDVIAGQGTIGMEILRQYQKPIHAIFVAIGGGGLISGIAAYIKRLSPETKIIGVEPVDADAMSQSLKAGHRIRLPQVGLFADGVAVREVGEETFRLCQQYVDDIILVDTDDTCAAIKDVFEDTRSILEPAGALAIAGAKAYVEQTGIHGQTLVAVACGANMNFDRLRFVAERAEIGERREAVFAVTIPEERGSFRRFCECLGTRNITEFNYRISAAKEAHIFVGVQISRRSDAVQIKEIFEQNHFETIDLTDDELAKLHLRHMVGGHSTLADHELLYRFEFPERPGALIKFLSCMSPNWNISLFHYRNHGADYGRILVGMQVPPQEMPEWQAFLDTLGYRYWDESQNPAYKLFLG, from the coding sequence CTGCCGTTTCCAGACCATTCACGATCGGCTGCCCTTCTTCTACCTGCGCTTTCTTCTACGGCGCTTTCTCGAACAATGCACACCGACTATTTAGAACGCATCCTGACCGCCCGTGTTTACGATGTTGCTCAGGAAACCCCCCTAGAAGTAGCCCATAACCTTTCAGCACGGCTGCACAATACTATTCTGCTGAAACGGGAAGATATGCAGTCGGTGTTTTCCTTTAAGCTGCGGGGCGCTTACAACAAGATGGCAAAACTGCCGCCGGAGGTCTTGGCCCAGGGGGTCATTGCGGCTTCCGCTGGCAACCATGCCCAAGGCGTTGCCCTGGGTGCGAGACAGTTGGGGACAAAGGCGATTATTGTCATGCCTGTGACCACGCCCCAGGTGAAGGTCAATGCGGTCGTGGCGCGCGGCGGGGAAGTGGTGCTCCATGGCGATACCTACGATGATGCCTATGCCCATGCGCGGCAACTGGAGCAGGAAAAGGGCTTAACCTTCATCCATCCCTTTGATGATCCCGATGTGATTGCGGGGCAAGGCACGATCGGCATGGAAATTCTCCGCCAATACCAAAAGCCTATCCATGCGATTTTCGTCGCGATCGGCGGGGGGGGGCTGATTTCCGGCATTGCCGCCTACATCAAACGCTTATCTCCGGAGACCAAAATTATCGGCGTGGAACCTGTAGATGCCGATGCCATGAGCCAATCGCTCAAAGCAGGCCACCGGATTCGGTTGCCCCAGGTGGGACTCTTTGCCGATGGCGTGGCAGTGCGGGAAGTGGGGGAAGAAACCTTCCGGCTTTGTCAGCAATACGTAGATGACATTATTTTGGTAGACACCGATGATACCTGTGCTGCCATCAAAGATGTGTTTGAAGACACCCGATCGATCCTAGAACCCGCCGGAGCCTTGGCGATCGCGGGTGCTAAAGCCTACGTTGAGCAAACGGGTATTCACGGTCAAACCTTGGTGGCGGTGGCCTGTGGGGCCAACATGAACTTCGATCGGCTGCGGTTTGTGGCGGAACGGGCGGAAATTGGGGAACGGCGGGAGGCAGTCTTTGCCGTGACCATTCCTGAAGAACGGGGCAGCTTTCGGCGGTTTTGTGAATGTTTAGGCACTCGCAACATTACGGAATTTAATTACCGCATTTCCGCTGCGAAGGAAGCTCACATTTTTGTTGGGGTTCAAATTAGTCGGCGATCGGATGCGGTGCAGATCAAGGAAATCTTTGAGCAGAACCACTTTGAAACGATCGATCTCACCGACGATGAACTGGCCAAGCTCCACCTGCGTCATATGGTGGGCGGCCACTCCACCTTGGCAGATCATGAACTGCTCTATCGCTTTGAATTTCCAGAACGGCCCGGTGCTTTGATTAAATTCCTCAGTTGCATGAGTCCCAACTGGAATATTAGCCTGTTCCATTACCGCAACCACGGTGCCGACTACGGTCGCATTCTGGTAGGGATGCAAGTGCCGCCCCAGGAAATGCCTGAGTGGCAAGCCTTTTTAGACACCCTGGGCTATCGCTATTGGGACGAGAGCCAGAATCCTGCCTACAAACTCTTTTTAGGGTAA
- a CDS encoding GH25 family lysozyme, with amino-acid sequence MVLQGIDISEYQEIINWSAVSATNTVFGVAKATEGVQSRDPMFLRNWAGMKSAGLMRSAYHFFVANKDPLLQAKNFLGLTQAVWEDSDLPPVLDLEKSYGLDPNTVLDRAGQWLDAVEAALGRQPILYTFPSFWHDALGNSPRLAHYKLWIAHYETNNPWVPGGWKTWTFHQYTESGAVSGIAGPVDRNTFNGDLDSLARLLKDKPPLRQGYEGQVVLELQKLLKGKGLDVGNPDGDFGLKTKNAVRTFQSAQKLAVDGIVGSKTWNALLSSSGMTTPRPPSNSTLVDVCRSYKALAHQDQALQWLQSNIAKPILDQFTLQWRQTQSVSTSPLSFINVCKSYKALPHQIQALQQLQQKLPQATLSQFLQIWRN; translated from the coding sequence ATGGTGCTTCAGGGAATCGATATCTCGGAATATCAAGAAATCATTAATTGGTCTGCCGTCAGTGCAACCAATACGGTATTCGGAGTCGCTAAGGCCACCGAGGGTGTACAGTCTCGCGATCCCATGTTTCTGCGCAACTGGGCTGGGATGAAGTCCGCAGGCTTAATGCGCAGTGCTTACCACTTCTTTGTGGCCAATAAAGATCCCTTGCTGCAAGCCAAAAATTTTCTAGGACTGACCCAAGCCGTTTGGGAAGACAGTGATCTTCCCCCCGTACTGGACTTGGAAAAAAGCTATGGCTTGGATCCCAATACGGTGCTCGATCGAGCTGGACAGTGGTTGGATGCTGTGGAAGCAGCTTTGGGACGGCAACCGATTCTCTACACCTTTCCTAGCTTTTGGCACGATGCTTTAGGAAACTCGCCTCGTTTAGCCCATTACAAACTCTGGATTGCCCACTACGAAACCAATAATCCTTGGGTACCCGGCGGTTGGAAGACCTGGACATTTCACCAATACACCGAGTCTGGTGCAGTCTCTGGGATTGCAGGCCCCGTCGATCGCAATACCTTTAATGGCGATCTAGATTCCCTGGCCCGATTGCTCAAAGACAAACCCCCACTCCGCCAAGGGTACGAAGGTCAAGTCGTGCTGGAACTACAAAAATTGTTGAAGGGCAAAGGATTGGATGTGGGGAATCCTGATGGTGATTTTGGGCTGAAAACGAAAAATGCGGTTCGCACCTTCCAGTCCGCCCAGAAGTTGGCAGTCGATGGAATTGTGGGAAGCAAAACCTGGAATGCACTCTTGAGTAGCAGTGGAATGACAACGCCCCGCCCCCCTTCCAACTCTACGTTGGTTGATGTCTGTCGCAGTTACAAAGCATTGGCTCACCAAGATCAAGCATTGCAATGGTTACAAAGCAATATTGCGAAGCCAATTCTGGATCAATTCACTCTGCAGTGGCGGCAAACACAGTCCGTTTCGACATCACCGCTATCATTCATCAATGTTTGCAAAAGCTACAAAGCCCTGCCCCACCAAATCCAGGCATTACAACAACTCCAACAAAAACTCCCCCAAGCCACGTTGTCCCAGTTTCTCCAAATTTGGCGTAACTAA
- a CDS encoding NAD(P)/FAD-dependent oxidoreductase, producing the protein MVIGTPQTGKKSRIVVIGGGAAGFFGAIAGAEVNPSAQVTVLEAGRECLAKVRISGGGRCNVTHHCFDPAALVHHYPRGAKALRGAFSRFQPKDTIAWFTRRGVELKTEADGRMFPTTDDSGTIVDCLMTAARQAGVKLWLGAMVKTVEKVGETFRVHLRSGDELVCDRLLLATGSSPQGYQLAKALGHTIVPPVPSLFTLTIRDPRLQDLAGVAVSNAHLKLQVEGDSAKLEQTGPVLITHWGLSGPAVLKLSAWGARLLHQTRYQAKLRINWLPSSTPDNLRQELLKVKSQLAKKTIAGNCPVMLPRRLWESLVVQVGITPQARWADFSKPAMNALIQELFQGEYVVSGKGVFKEEFVTCGGVELKEVDFKTLESRICPGLYFAGEVLDIDGVTGGFNFQSAWTTGWLAGQAIGQGCDHPIH; encoded by the coding sequence TTGGTCATTGGAACACCACAAACAGGGAAAAAAAGCAGGATCGTCGTCATTGGGGGCGGGGCAGCCGGTTTTTTTGGCGCGATCGCCGGTGCAGAAGTCAATCCATCGGCTCAGGTGACTGTCCTGGAGGCCGGTCGGGAATGCCTCGCGAAAGTTCGCATCTCCGGAGGGGGACGCTGTAACGTTACCCATCACTGTTTTGACCCCGCCGCCTTGGTGCACCATTATCCTCGGGGAGCTAAGGCGTTGCGGGGAGCCTTTTCCCGGTTTCAACCCAAGGATACGATCGCCTGGTTCACCCGTCGGGGTGTGGAACTGAAAACCGAAGCCGATGGCCGGATGTTTCCCACCACCGATGACTCGGGCACGATCGTTGATTGCTTAATGACCGCCGCTCGACAGGCTGGCGTCAAATTGTGGTTGGGAGCCATGGTGAAAACCGTGGAAAAAGTCGGGGAGACCTTTCGAGTCCACCTGCGATCGGGGGATGAGCTCGTGTGCGATCGCCTGTTGTTGGCCACGGGTAGCAGTCCCCAGGGGTACCAATTGGCAAAGGCATTGGGTCACACGATCGTGCCTCCCGTCCCCTCGTTATTCACCCTAACGATTCGGGATCCTCGCCTACAGGACTTGGCGGGGGTTGCGGTTAGTAATGCCCATCTCAAGCTACAAGTGGAGGGCGACTCCGCCAAATTGGAGCAAACCGGGCCAGTGCTGATTACCCACTGGGGGCTGAGTGGGCCAGCGGTCTTAAAGCTATCAGCTTGGGGGGCTCGTCTCCTGCATCAAACTCGGTATCAAGCCAAACTCCGCATTAATTGGCTACCCAGTTCCACACCGGATAACCTGCGGCAAGAACTGTTAAAGGTCAAATCCCAACTGGCCAAAAAAACGATCGCCGGAAATTGTCCCGTCATGCTGCCCCGCCGTCTTTGGGAAAGTCTAGTCGTGCAGGTGGGGATCACGCCCCAAGCCCGTTGGGCGGATTTCTCGAAACCAGCCATGAACGCACTGATTCAGGAACTCTTTCAAGGGGAATACGTCGTCTCTGGTAAGGGTGTCTTTAAGGAAGAATTTGTCACCTGTGGTGGGGTCGAACTCAAGGAAGTAGACTTTAAAACCCTAGAAAGTCGGATTTGTCCCGGCCTTTATTTCGCAGGGGAAGTGTTAGATATTGATGGCGTAACGGGTGGGTTTAATTTTCAAAGTGCCTGGACAACGGGTTGGCTAGCAGGGCAAGCGATCGGTCAGGGGTGTGACCATCCAATCCACTAA
- a CDS encoding HEAT repeat domain-containing protein has protein sequence MYSNDDLSVLDLEADLEDPLDRLPVISPEEGMPKPNPEEILPLLSSPDVQQRMTAARVFCELQDARAIAPLIHLLKDDCALVRVSAAYGLGRNTSPEVVEPLINQYNQDWNGYVRKGIVWALGNCRDKRTLPTLLEALKNDISAVRLWAASSLAQMASIGYEEMITTIPPLIEGLRRDAVSAVRSNCAWSIGELCRELPSNVIYATAVDALIEAFAEDEDLSVREDAKSAMLKLGDTRGMQVIEELEQEGWGL, from the coding sequence ATGTATAGCAATGATGATTTAAGCGTTCTCGATTTAGAAGCCGATTTAGAAGATCCGTTAGATCGGCTCCCGGTCATCTCCCCGGAAGAAGGGATGCCTAAGCCCAATCCTGAGGAGATTTTGCCGTTACTGAGTTCCCCCGATGTCCAGCAGCGGATGACTGCGGCACGGGTGTTTTGTGAGTTGCAAGATGCTCGTGCGATCGCGCCGTTGATCCACTTACTCAAGGATGATTGTGCCTTAGTACGGGTCAGCGCAGCCTATGGGTTGGGTCGTAATACCAGTCCGGAAGTGGTGGAACCGCTCATTAACCAATACAACCAGGATTGGAACGGTTATGTGCGCAAAGGGATTGTCTGGGCGTTGGGTAACTGCCGGGACAAGCGGACGCTGCCTACCCTCCTTGAAGCGTTGAAAAATGATATTTCGGCGGTTCGCCTGTGGGCTGCTAGCTCCCTGGCTCAAATGGCCTCGATCGGCTACGAGGAAATGATTACCACCATCCCCCCTTTGATTGAAGGGTTACGTCGGGATGCGGTGTCTGCGGTGCGGAGTAATTGCGCCTGGTCGATCGGAGAACTGTGTCGGGAACTGCCCTCGAATGTGATCTATGCAACCGCAGTAGATGCGTTGATTGAAGCGTTTGCTGAGGATGAAGATCTCAGCGTGCGAGAAGATGCCAAATCTGCCATGCTGAAGCTCGGGGATACCCGTGGAATGCAAGTCATTGAGGAGTTGGAACAGGAAGGTTGGGGCCTGTAA
- a CDS encoding cytochrome c produces the protein MNEQLVKTEGLNRRAALGLLVLLLACALALMGMRPFHRPDPYVRSVLTRPGNVVQGHAIFQMNCSGCHGLMADGKVGPSLKGVSGHKSRQALIEQVISGNTPPMPQFQPSPQEMADLLSYLESL, from the coding sequence TTGAACGAGCAGTTGGTCAAAACTGAAGGCTTGAATCGTAGGGCAGCGCTAGGGCTTCTAGTACTGCTGTTGGCCTGTGCCTTGGCATTAATGGGGATGAGACCTTTTCATCGTCCCGATCCCTACGTCCGCAGTGTGCTGACCCGCCCAGGAAACGTTGTGCAAGGTCATGCAATTTTTCAAATGAACTGCTCTGGTTGCCATGGCTTAATGGCTGATGGCAAAGTTGGCCCCAGTCTAAAAGGGGTATCCGGCCATAAGTCCCGCCAAGCATTGATTGAGCAAGTCATTAGCGGCAACACTCCACCTATGCCGCAGTTTCAGCCCAGTCCCCAAGAAATGGCAGACCTCTTAAGCTACCTCGAAAGTTTATAG
- the petG gene encoding cytochrome b6-f complex subunit V: MVEPILLGIVLGLVPVTIAGLFVAAYTQYRRSNQFE; the protein is encoded by the coding sequence ATGGTTGAACCAATTTTGTTGGGCATTGTCCTAGGTTTAGTTCCTGTGACGATCGCAGGGTTGTTTGTTGCGGCTTACACGCAGTATCGTCGTTCTAACCAGTTTGAATAG
- a CDS encoding DUF1361 domain-containing protein: MEPSLMKFLLWDTFHIIYVHRNWMGWNLLLALIPLVLSVILFRRGELDTTSTKPYQEKPYQESQSTQSRQPRSRSIHDRIIARGLRYLGKLTATVQSRSWLWWVGFIIFVAFLPNAPYILTDVIHLVKAIQGEPSIWRSSLVFIPVFLGFMFLGFESYVISMINLGAYLNRTGKSQYISYAEIFLHFMSAIGIYLGRFMRFNSWDIVTNPDGLVGYVVDDLLQHQPITAIVYTFIVITLLYIPTKEVTLAVIAYRQLNRPQTMGDRLILE, from the coding sequence ATGGAACCCTCTCTGATGAAGTTTTTATTGTGGGATACGTTCCACATTATCTATGTCCATCGGAATTGGATGGGCTGGAATTTATTGTTAGCGTTAATCCCATTGGTTTTAAGCGTTATATTATTTCGCAGGGGCGAGTTGGATACGACTTCTACTAAACCGTATCAGGAAAAACCGTATCAGGAATCGCAATCGACTCAATCCAGACAACCTCGATCGCGATCGATTCACGATCGGATAATTGCACGAGGACTACGGTATCTCGGAAAATTAACAGCCACAGTACAGAGTCGTTCTTGGCTGTGGTGGGTGGGGTTCATCATCTTTGTTGCCTTTCTACCAAATGCACCTTACATATTGACCGATGTCATTCATCTAGTGAAAGCAATCCAAGGTGAACCTTCGATTTGGCGGAGTTCGCTAGTATTTATTCCTGTGTTTTTAGGATTTATGTTTTTGGGATTCGAATCCTATGTCATCAGCATGATTAACTTAGGCGCTTATCTCAATAGGACTGGAAAGAGCCAATACATTAGCTATGCAGAGATTTTTCTACATTTTATGAGCGCGATCGGCATTTATTTAGGCCGATTTATGCGGTTCAATAGTTGGGACATTGTAACCAATCCAGATGGCTTAGTTGGATATGTGGTAGATGATTTACTCCAGCATCAACCAATCACTGCGATCGTGTATACCTTTATCGTCATCACACTATTGTATATCCCAACTAAAGAAGTCACTCTAGCAGTGATTGCCTATCGCCAGTTAAATCGCCCCCAAACGATGGGAGATCGGCTAATTTTAGAATAA